One genomic region from Halobacteriovorax vibrionivorans encodes:
- a CDS encoding trans-sulfuration enzyme family protein, with amino-acid sequence MKKSTLKKAAKASVCIHAGAHPDKETGAVIPPIHQTTTYAQTSPGIHQGYEYSRCHNPTRTRLEESLAALENAKYALATSSGVSIEMLIMHALPAGSTILCGDDVYGGTYRLFTTVFNSIHKFIFVDTTDPKKVEEALKEHKPKLMWVETPTNPLLKISDIKKVSELAKKYKTLTVVDNTFMSPYFQNPLDLGADIVMHSMTKYINGHSDVVGGACMLNNKALYEKLWTLQKSLGPTQSPFDSWLVLRGIKTLAIRMEAHAKNAMKIAKYLESHPKVDKVLYPGLKSHPQYKIAKKQMSGFGGMITFFLKGDIRKSKKFLQNVDMFSLAESLGGVESLIEHPAIMTHASVPKNVRESIGLTDNLIRLSVGIEDANDLISDLERAFKTI; translated from the coding sequence TTGAAGAAAAGCACTCTTAAAAAAGCAGCAAAAGCCTCGGTATGTATCCATGCCGGGGCTCACCCCGACAAAGAAACAGGCGCAGTTATACCGCCAATTCATCAAACAACAACATATGCTCAAACAAGCCCAGGAATTCACCAAGGCTACGAGTATTCACGTTGTCATAATCCAACAAGGACGCGATTAGAAGAATCACTTGCGGCACTAGAGAACGCAAAATATGCACTGGCAACGTCAAGCGGTGTTTCAATTGAAATGCTAATAATGCATGCTCTGCCAGCTGGATCAACGATTCTTTGTGGTGATGATGTATATGGTGGAACTTATCGTCTCTTTACGACCGTTTTTAATTCCATTCATAAGTTTATCTTTGTCGATACAACTGATCCTAAAAAAGTTGAAGAGGCACTAAAAGAACATAAGCCTAAATTAATGTGGGTAGAAACACCAACGAACCCACTTTTAAAAATTTCTGATATTAAGAAAGTTTCAGAACTTGCGAAAAAATATAAGACCTTAACTGTTGTTGATAACACATTTATGAGTCCTTATTTTCAAAACCCATTAGATCTTGGTGCTGACATTGTAATGCACTCAATGACTAAATATATCAATGGTCACTCTGATGTTGTTGGTGGAGCCTGTATGCTCAACAACAAAGCACTTTACGAGAAACTTTGGACACTTCAAAAATCTCTTGGACCAACACAATCACCATTTGACTCTTGGTTAGTACTTAGAGGTATCAAGACTCTTGCGATTAGAATGGAAGCTCATGCAAAGAATGCAATGAAAATAGCAAAGTATCTCGAGTCGCATCCAAAAGTAGATAAAGTTCTCTACCCAGGCCTTAAGAGTCACCCTCAATATAAAATCGCAAAAAAACAAATGAGTGGCTTTGGAGGGATGATTACATTTTTCCTAAAAGGTGACATTAGAAAGTCTAAGAAGTTTTTACAAAACGTCGACATGTTCTCTTTAGCTGAAAGCCTTGGTGGTGTTGAGAGCTTAATTGAACACCCGGCCATCATGACTCATGCTTCTGTTCCCAAGAATGTTCGTGAAAGTATCGGCCTAACAGATAACCTAATAAGGCTATCTGTAGGTATTGAAGATGCTAATGATTTAATTTCAGATTTAGAAAGAGCATTTAAGACAATCTAG
- a CDS encoding pyridoxal-phosphate dependent enzyme, protein MMKGAKANVVEAIGNTPIVKLNHIGKDLNCEIYVKLEYMNPGGSTKDRIGAYMLDRAVEEGDLKPGGTIIEGTSGNTGVGLAMWAAVHGYKCIFVLADKQSKEKIDNLRAFGAKVVVCPTNVEPEDPRSYYSVSKKLSETIPNSFYVNQYDNLHNRNTHYTWTAPEMYEQTQGDFDVFMAAVGTGGTISGCGRYFKEKMDKVEIIGVDCVGSIIAGYHKTGEMGQAHSYVLEGVGEDFIPENYDFDLIDDFEVVNDKESFLMTRKLLKEEGIYAGGSAGAVIEGALKYAKKQTTKKKILILLHDSGNRYASKIYNDDWMSDGGYLDSSFNVQISEVLNTLGKDGNIITVEDTTTIGQAITLMEEKNISQVPVVSKNGDILGLCTEKSLIKPVIMGEFQKDDNISLAISNNYRVVDCNELLETVADALLKKEVAIITKDGKVSDLLSEIDVLQYMSEKGSN, encoded by the coding sequence AATTTACGTAAAATTAGAATATATGAACCCAGGTGGTTCAACTAAGGATCGTATCGGTGCATACATGCTTGATCGTGCAGTAGAAGAAGGTGATCTAAAGCCAGGCGGAACGATCATCGAAGGTACTTCTGGGAATACAGGGGTTGGTCTTGCGATGTGGGCAGCAGTTCACGGATACAAATGTATTTTCGTACTTGCTGATAAGCAATCAAAAGAAAAGATCGATAACCTTAGAGCATTTGGAGCAAAAGTTGTTGTTTGTCCAACAAACGTAGAGCCAGAAGATCCTCGTTCTTACTACTCTGTTTCAAAGAAACTTTCTGAAACAATTCCAAATTCATTTTACGTAAATCAATACGATAATCTACATAATAGAAATACACACTACACTTGGACGGCTCCAGAAATGTATGAGCAAACTCAAGGTGACTTTGATGTATTTATGGCCGCAGTTGGAACTGGTGGGACAATTAGTGGTTGTGGACGTTACTTCAAAGAAAAAATGGATAAAGTTGAAATTATCGGTGTTGACTGTGTTGGTTCAATCATCGCTGGTTACCACAAGACTGGAGAAATGGGACAAGCTCACTCATATGTTTTAGAAGGTGTTGGCGAGGACTTCATTCCAGAGAATTATGACTTTGACTTAATTGATGACTTTGAAGTTGTTAATGATAAAGAGTCTTTCCTAATGACGAGAAAACTTCTTAAAGAAGAAGGTATTTATGCTGGTGGATCAGCAGGTGCCGTTATTGAAGGTGCTCTAAAATATGCGAAGAAACAAACTACTAAGAAAAAGATTCTTATTCTTCTTCACGATTCAGGAAACCGTTACGCTTCAAAAATCTATAATGATGATTGGATGAGTGATGGTGGATACTTAGATTCATCATTCAATGTTCAAATTTCAGAGGTATTAAATACTCTTGGTAAGGATGGAAATATTATTACTGTTGAAGATACAACGACTATTGGACAGGCCATTACTCTAATGGAAGAGAAGAATATTTCTCAAGTTCCAGTTGTTAGTAAAAATGGTGACATTCTTGGTCTTTGTACAGAGAAGAGTCTAATTAAGCCAGTTATCATGGGTGAGTTCCAAAAAGATGATAATATTTCATTAGCTATCTCTAACAACTACAGAGTTGTGGATTGTAATGAACTTCTTGAAACAGTTGCTGATGCACTACTTAAGAAGGAAGTTGCCATTATCACTAAAGATGGAAAAGTTTCTGATCTATTATCAGAAATTGATGTTCTTCAGTATATGTCAGAAAAAGGTTCTAACTAA